gaaaaggggctggactgacagtgatgtgaaccaatcacatgtcagagggagactattgcccgatggtgtaaggatgttagggcaatagttcaatctacttttgctcctatgatgaggtttgaACCAATggcaggccagaatttccaagtaCTGATTCATATATAGCTCAAAATAGCaaattttcagtttatcaattactactgctgtaaaatgaccagcccctacgcgggtactgctgtaaaatgaccagcccctacgcgggtactgctgtaaaatgaccagcccctacgcgggtactgctgtaaaatgaccagtccCTACGCaggtactgctgtaaaatgaccagcccctacgctggtactgctgtaaaatgaccagcccctattTATTTATAACATGTAGTAATTtgtgtattctgattggtccaaatcaatacgtgTACTATACATTTAAAACGTGTATTAAATCATGCGTTTTTAATCCGGGTGGGCTTCCATAAAAGACAGGCGTCTCATTTTTTTAACTCGATAGGTGTTTCTTCAGGTATGTGAAGTCTCTAAAGCAGGAGTGGACAAATCAAGCCATGTTTCTAGCTACTTCATTGAAATCAATTAAAGCAGGTCTCAAATCAAGCCATGTTTCTAGCTACTTCATTGAAATCAATTAAAGCAGGTCTCAAATCAAGCCATGTTTCTAGCTACTTCATTGAAATCAATTAAAGCAGGTCTCAAATCAAGCCATGTTTCTAGCTACTTCATTGAAATCAATTAAAGCAGGTCTCAAATCAAGCCATGTTTCTAGCTACTTCATTGAAATCAATTAAAGCAGCTCATTGGTGTATAACCTGGAAGTTATTGTTTGCGCTGGAATGGCCAATTCTCCCCTGTTCCAGAGAGCCCCGCCTGCTCTCCACCGTATGTGCCTTCACTGTATAAAAGACAACGATAAGATAGTGAGGTTTACTATCTGTCAATAAGTGCTGTTTAtcattttcaaaatgaaatgaCGTACATTTAAAGAATTCGTTTTACTTTGCCGATAGTAATTTCACCtagcaaatgcttttttttcagcatcaaaaattatatttattttaaaataataataataataataataataataataataataataataataataataataataatattttaaattattttccacCGCAATgccattagtttattttttttttttaatttatttgcatttgtttaaaCGAATTGAATTTTGAAAATGGTTATTAGAATATTATCAACCACAATCAACTTCACTTTCAGAGTCTAGATTGtaaattttaaattgcattgttggtttttattttatcaaatgcGGAAATCCAGAACTTGGTGTTcttcattgttgttgttgttttatttcgtaTTATTGTTTCACTTTAAACGTTTAGCTGGAAAGTCTCATTGAGATGTTCCATATCATTCACAAGAGTGTGCCTGTGGATGGATAGATACACGCTAGAGGCATCATTCATTCAATAGATACATCGCATCATCACGCGTAACAGCACAACAGCCCGAGTCACACACCTGTAACAACATGGAAACTACAAATGAATATCAATGCGATTAGAATTATTGTTACTAAATTTTAACTGTTGTCTACATGAaataattattggataattaaataAACCTTAGTTATTTTGTATGCAACAAACAGATGTGAACCTCGAGTTGAAGAATTCATATCATTCATTGCAGACCGTGCAAAGTTTTTATGTCAGGTGTGGCAGGGCTAGTTCATCTAGATCCACGGGCAATTCAAACAGGTGTGGAAATTCCTTTTTTAACCACAAATCACGTGACCTTGTTTCTATATATAAACTGTTGCGCTGTTTGCGTAAGttgtgataaaataaataaataaaaactcgtTAGCAAACATTATGTTAAACATTATCCGCTCTGaatttacatgttttaaaaatcctGTTTTGGTTCTAAATGATAAAGACTGTCGTTTCTGGAAATGCACcctaacaacaaaaaaacaagaagcgTTTGTTCTGGTGACTTCACGAGCCTCGAGCTCTGCTCGAGAGTTATTTATTGTTCTTTCTGTGGCTCACATCTCCAGACAATTCATCCTAAACTAGTTTCCACCGCGTGACTTAGAAAGCGGGTCCGTAATGTTTATGAATGAGATAAGAGCGCGTGTGTCTTTGAACACAGCACAGCTTTCATCTTCAGAAGAGGTCTCCCCAGCGTTGGTGTCGTAATTAAATAGatgtgtttttgttctgtattttattaTGATCGGTTGCTGCAGTATGTGTAGTAATTCATGTTATAGTCGTAGGAAAACGTTTAGAAACGAATCAAATTCAATGCGTTGACTGCAAGCACATAGGCAAAGGTGTTTTAAATGAAGTTAAGAAGCGTTCTGGCGTCTGAGGTTCATAATATCACCCTGGGTTTGATCTGCATGGTCTACACACGTGCTTCTGTCACGTACAGGCTATAGAGTTAGAAATAGTGCGCTTATCAGTGCTTTACTGGCTGCGCCTTTAACCAGTACGGTGCACACAGATTTACTACATGGGTTTAGAAAAACAATTGgaactgaaataaaatgattgtctttgtttctttgtttagttAGTTTATCGTTAGCTTGTATTCAGGTAATAGCTGACAAAGTTATGATGTTAGTATTGTATCCATAAACTCTGCATTTAATGTGCGCATGCTCGCGATTGATATCGGCTTTAACGTCTGAAAGACGTATTTTTCATCTTATTTTATTGGGTGGGAAATTcctttacacacacatatatatatatatatatatatattaactaatCTTCTGAATCTCCGATCTCATTAAATTCAATCCATATTCATATCATTCTAGCCTGGTATCTCCGATCTCATTAAATTCAATCCATATTCATATCATTCTAGCCTGGTATCTCCGATCTCATTAAATTCAATCCATATTCATATCATTCTAGCCTGGTATCTCCGATCTCATTAAATTCAATCCATATTCATATCATTCTAGCCTGGTATCTCCGATCTCATTAAATTCAATCCATATTCATATCATTCTAGCCTGGTATCTCCGATCTCATTAAATTCAATCCATATTCATATCATTCTAGCCTGGTATCTCCGATCTCATTAAATTCAATCCATATTCATATCATTCTAGCCTGGTATCTCCGATCTCATTAAATTCAATCCATATTCATATTATTCTAGCCTGGTGTCTCAGATCTCATTAAATTCAATCCATATTCATATTATTCTAGCCTGGTATCTCCGATCTCATTAAATTCAATCCATATTCATATCATTCTAGCCTGGTATCTCCGATCTCATTAAATTCAATCCATATTCATATCATTCTAGCCTGGTGTCTCCGATCTCATTAAATTCAATCCATATTCATATTATTCTAGCCTGGTGTCTCAGATCTCATTAAATTCAATCCATATTCATATCATTCTAGCCTGGTATCTCCGATCTCATTAAATTCAATCCATATTCATATCATTCTAGCCTGGTATCTCCGATCTCATTAAATTCAATCCATATTCATATTATTCTAGCCTGGTGTCTCAGATCTCATTAAATTCAATCCATATTCATATTATTCTAGCCTGGTATCTCCGATCTCATTAAATTCAATCCATATTCATATCATTCTAGCCTGGTATCTCCGATCTCATTAAATTCAATCCATATTCATATCATTCTAGCCTGGTGTCTCCGATCTCATTAAATTCAATCCATATTCATATTATTCTAGCCTGGTGTCTCAGATCTCATTAAATTCAATCCATATTCATATTATTCTAGCCTGGTGTCTCCGATCTCATTAAATTCAATCCATATTCATATTATTCTAGCCTGGTATCTCCGATCTCATTAAATTCACTTATGTGATAATGCCGCCCCCTCTGCAACATGCATGCTGCTAATTTAGTTTGCTACCTATGGCCTAAAGCTTTCCTCTACAGAATATACGGTTAGTGAAGTAATAATTACAGTCACCGTGCTGCCAGCGGTACAATGTTAAGCaggttattatttgtaatattgtctTCATTTAGTCAAACAGACCGTTTCACGTGGAAACACGTAAATATCAATCACTATCTATGAAGGCTTTGCCTTCCCCTCCGTTCCCATGAACGGCGTATATTTGTTAAACCTGCACAGCTATGCTGGGTTAAATTAGGACACGTCCTTAAAGAGCCTATCTGTTCAAAGTTACAGTCGAGCGCAACAACTAGAGCCGGGAGCGCCTTCTAGTGGGAATTATGCAacaaagaaagtttttttttggcaaaacacTGTTGACAGATGTATTGGTTCTTAGAAAAACAAGCCCGTTTTGCGCTACACATGAGGGAGCCCAAAACGGGAGGGAGCCGTTCTTTAAAACGCATGATGACCGTGTTAGCTGGCGCGGAACCCGTACATATCTCAGCATTTGGATGAGCTCCCGTTGAGAGGATCGCATGTGGGTGATTGAGCTCTTGTTGAAAGGACTTCCCTGTTCGGGGAGATACTAGCGGCACTGCAGCGCCTCACATCTCCGTGCTCCGTGCATCCAGCTCTGCGCACAGAAGCACGCTGCGAGCAAGGGGCTGCTGCGTGAAGAACGGAGCAGCAGGTTAACCTTTTACAGTTGTGCtggtgtttactctttttattattattaaatatataaccCTTGGTATTAGCAGTGCATACATGTGTTTTATTAATGAAACGGCATTAGCATTATGAGGTTCATTTACCAGAGATTGATGACTCCCAATTTCCTTATAACATGTGTCATCATGGGAATGCTAGTTTCTCCGCTCCCCTCCCCAAGGTGGCTCAGAATCCCTTTTTTTAGAATATGTATTTTGTTCTGATGGATAATGCTAAGCAGCACGAGCCTGCACGTCTTTACGCAGCTCTGCAGAAGCAGTTCTACATTGTAAACAAGTGTTGCATTTACATTTTCCGTGTAGTAGTCTATACATTGTCTATAagaagtagtgtgtgtgtttactggtATACCGGCCCCCTCTTAACAGACCGCTGTTTGATTGCTAATAAGTTTTATGCTGGCCCGTTTGAATTTGCTTGTGAAATGACTCTTGTTTTGCGTTTGGTTTATTACAGTACTTGGAATGATATATATCCGTTCTGGAGACGAAACACTGAGATCGTGTCGCAATGTCCGTCCCGGTCCCTGTCActgtccctcccctccccttccctcccctccccgGTCGTACGTGGAAAGTTCCCTGTGCCGGTTCACTGTTGATAACATTTTGAAGGCAGGAGTTGATGGAAGGTAATCCCTTGATGTGAGGAGGCGGCTCGGGTTTTGGAGGCGGGGTATTTTTCATTCAAATCCTTGGCTAGGCCTATAAAAAGAGAACTTAAGCACAGACTATCAGAGCAGATGAGAAGAGTGACCGACGGGAGTTTAAACCTGGTCAGATGAAGAGAGAATTTGGCAGCGATGCAACAATCTGCCGGTGTGCACACAATCAACGCGCTGAAAAATGCAGTTGCCTGCCTGGTACTGCTGCCTCGCTTTCTCGTGACAGCCCTGATGCTGTGGGTGCTGGATTTCCTTTGCATAAGGAAGAGGGTCTTGCAGAAAATGAGGGAACAGGAAGCGAGCCCCGATGACCCACCTCTCTGCGTGTCCGATTCCAATCGCATGTTTACCTGGGAGTCGCTGAAGGCTGTATGGCACGGACAGAAACTGGACTTTTTCAAAACGGCTCACGTGGGCTACCTCGCCCCGAACACTGAAGTTGTGCAGCTCGGAGGGGAGCAGAAGCGGCGCATTCTGGACTACGCCAAGGGGAAAAGACCCCTCATCCTGAACTTCGGGAGCTGTACCTGACCCCCGTTTATGACGCGCCTGAAGGCGTTCCAGCGGGTTGTCAGCCAATACGCTGACATCGCGGACTCACTCCTCGTGTACATTGAAGAAGCGCACCCCTCTGACGGCTGGGTGAGCTCCGACGCCCCTTTCCAAATCCCCAAGCACAGGTGTCTGCAGGACAGGCTGAAAGCCGCCCAGCTGATGAACCAGGAGGTTCCCGAATGCCTTGTTGTAGCAGACACTATGGACAATCCATCCAACAGTGCGTACGGAGCATACTTCGAGAGACTGTATATACTACAGGACGAGAGCATTGTCTACCAGGGAGGGAGGGGGCCAGAAGGATACAGGATATCGGAACTGAGGGATTGGTTGGATCAGTACAAAAACAGTCTTCAGCATTCCACAGCTGTCGTTATCCATGTATAATGATGATGGTTATTATTGAATCACTCATATGTAACGATGTCAATGTGGTCTGCCTAACAGCACAATGAAGATGACAAAACCATTTCAAGTGTTAAACGGATGCAGTGAAACCTCGCGCCCCTGCAGTGCgcgtgttgttgttgttgttgcagtaAATAAGTATTATATTTCACTGGACTCCGGAGAAACGCGTTTGGGTTGGGTATGTAGTCTGTGTTGATGTCCATTGCATGGAATAATTGAAGAATGCTCCGCGTTTTGTTCCAGCCTCATCGCTGTACCTTTAATAGTGTTACTGttcttttgtacattttgtaaatGTGGAGTTGATAAACGATGCCATGGTTATTTTTCTATTCTGTTTTCATACTGTTCAGAAGCGTGTTTGTTTCAATAGAAGCGCTGGCCCTGCTTGTTGTTCCAGTATTCTTGTGAAGCTCGGTTTTGAAATGGTTTAACACCAGAAACCCGGTGCTGATGTATTCTGATACTGGAACACCCAGTGATGAGGGATCGCCCACATGatcaacaaagcaaaaaaagtcGAGTTTATATGTTTTGTAAAttatacatactttttttttattgaagagaACTTTTTATAATAAAACTAAAGATTATATGTACAGCGTGTGTAATCCTTTTCCATTGGTTATTATTGAAATGGTTCCAGAGCGCCTGCGCGAAGAGTCCAGGAATAGAACGAGGCGCacctgctgttgctgctgatACCATACGAGAACTCTCCACGATAATGGATCTTCATCTGGCAGTACTCCACGGCCACGGCTTCATCGGCTCCCAGTACCCAAGCGCAGGACTAGGCAGCGGTTGCGAAATCAAAAACCGccgttttattttgcattattcgATTATTTGTATGATTTCCACCCGGCCGTGTCAATTCCCAATCATCATGTTGTACTGTGCTTCTAATAAGCTGTGCTGGCGCCCTGTGGAGGACTGTCCTGGCTGTGCTTGGGTTCAGCACAACCCCTGCTATAGTGATACGACTCACTGGGGAAAGCTGTTCTGTTTTACGCACAAAAAAGACAGAACTTCAAACTGCATAAACACTGGCATACATCTCTCTTGGTAAAATAATAGCGTCAGGTATTTTAAAATAGCTCTTTCCCATAAACTAAAGCGTCTcagttaaaatataaatactggTGCTTCTGCAGAGCGTAGCGTGTGTGCACAATCCACGGCACGTTGCGCAAAAGTCATTAGCATTGTCGTTTACATCCTGTTAGATACTcagatgtttttaaacaaaacaaaaaaaaacaggtgtgaaTTGGGTAGAAACATGAATGCACTGTAAATGTGATAACACGGCGTTTGGATGGGAGGGTTGTATAGTGTTACATACAGGCTATAGCTCTCTATACTGGAGGGTTGTATAGTGTTACATACAGGCTATAGCTCTCTATACTGGAGGGTTGTATAGTGTTACATACAGGCTATAGCTCTCTATACTGGAGGGTTGTATAGTGTTACATACAGGCTATAGCTCTCTATACTGGAGGGTTGTATAGTGTTACATACAGGCTATAGCTCTCTATACTGGGGGTTGTATAGTGTTACATACAGGCTATAGCTCTCTATACTGGGGGGTTGTATAGTGTTACATACAGGCTATAGCTCTCTATACTGGGGGTTGTATAGTGTTACATACAGGCTATAGCTCTCTATACTGGGGGGTTGTATAGTGTTATATACAGGCTATAGCTCTCTATACTGGGGGGTTGTATAGTGTTACATACAGGCTATAGCTCTCTATACTGGGGGGTTGTATAGTGTTACATACAGTCTATAGCTCTCTATACTGGAGGGTTGTATAGTGTTACATACAGGCTATAGCTCTCTATACTGGAGGGTTGTATAGTGTTATATACAGGCTATAGCTCTCTATACTGGAGGGTTGTATAGTGTTACATACAGGCTATAGCTCTCTATACTGGAGGGTTGTATAGTGTTACATACAGGCTATAGCTCTCTATACTGGAGGGTTGTATAGTGTTACATACAGGCTATAGCTCTCTATACTGGAGGGTTGTATAGTGTTACATACAGGCTATAGCTCTCTATACTGGAGGGTTGTATAGTGTTATATACAGTCTATAGCTCTCTATACTGGGGGGTTGTATAGTGTTACATACAGGCTATAGCTCTCTATACTGGGGGGTTGTATAGTGTTACATACAGGCTATAGCTCTCTATACTGGGGGGTTGTATAGTGTTACATACAGGCTATAGCTCTCTATACTGGGGGGTTGTATAGTGTTACATACAGGCTATAGCTCTCTATACTGGAGGGTTGTATAGTGTTACCACGTGAAAATCAGCACCACCCCCCGGTAATTATCACAGCATCATGAGATCTGAAATGTGAGGCTCTCAACCGCGCTCCAAGTGCTAATGTATCAGCCTGATCACTTCATGCAGATGGCACTGACACGGGTCTGATCTGCTGAGATGATTTAGATGCAGTTCTAAGAAACTGGGCTGGGTGCAGGGCAGGCCAGTGTAtccacgaccccccccccccccttatataACAGCGCCTGACGTCACTGAAATAACACCGCTTCACGTCACCTGTATTAACCCCGCTGCATTACCTCACTGACGCCGAGCTCCGCTGAGTGAAGTTCTGACGTCGCGTCGTTATTCTCTGGTATGTGTTCCAAGAAGAATCCTCTGGGCTGTCAGCCAGGACTCGGGACAGGCAGCTCCTGATCTTTACACTGCAGTCTGTGTGCTGGTGAAATACCTCTGCTAGACATCCACTGTCTGTAATGTGACTGCGTGGAAatcattcatattaaaatactcAACAATAGGAACTGCATGCATAGAGCATACCGGCTGCATGCTCTCGATGCCATGCTGTTGTGTACAGGGCTGGCCCTCCCTCTGAACTCTGAAAATACATAGAAGCATGAGCTGTCGATTTCATTTGACTCCTTATGAAATTTTAAATAACTCAAGAATTAAGATTTATTATCTGTCTATTAAATGGCTCAGTCTGGGGGGTTCTGATCTCGAGTGGATTTGAAAGCAGGAGTGCAGCTTAGCTGAGAATAACAGAAAACACTGTagatctgcagtatgaaatcaatcgtattgaaacacggcggatctgcagtatgaaatcaatcgtattgaaacactgcggatctgcagtatgaaatcaatcgtattgaaacactgcggatctgcagtatgaaatcaatcgtattgaaacacggcggatctgcagtatgaaatcaatcgtattgaaacactgcggatctgcagtatgaaatcaatcgtattgaaacacggcggatctgcagtatgaaatcaatcgtattgaaacacggcggatctgcagtatgaaatcaatcgtattgaaacactgcggatctgcagtatgaaatcaatcgtattgaaacactgcggatctgcagtatgaaatcaatcgtattgaaacacggcggatctgcagtatgaaatcaatcgtattgaaacactgcggatctgcagtatgaaatcaatcgtattgaaacacggcggatctgcagtatgaaatcaatcgtattgaaacacggcggatctgcagtatgaaatcaatcgtattgaaacacggcggatctgcagtatgaaatcaatcgtattgaaacacggcggatctgcagtatgaaatcaatcgtattgaaacactgcggatctgcagtatgaaatcaatcgtattgaaacacggcggatctgcagtatgaaatcaatcgtattgaaacacggcggatctgcagtatgaaatcaatcgtattgaaacactgcggatctgcagtatgaaatcaatcgtattgaaacacggcggatctgcagtatgaaatcaatcgtattgaaacactgcggatctgcagtatgaaatcaatcgtattgaaacacggcggatctgcagtatgaaatcaatcgtattgaaacacggcggatctgcagtatgaaatcaatcgtattgaaacactgcggatctgcagtatgaaatcaatcgtattgaaacactgcggatctgcagtatgaaatcaatcgtattgaaacactgcggatctgcagtatgaaatcaatcgtattgaaacactgcggatctgcagtatgaaatcaatcgtattgaaacactgcggatctgcagtatgaaatcaatcgtattgaaacacggcggatctgcagtatgaaatcaatcgtattgaaacactgcggatctgcagtatgaaatcaatcgtattgaaacactgcggatctgcagtatgaaatcaatcgtattgaaacactgcggatctgcagtatgaaatcaatcgtattgaaacactgcggatctgcagtatgaaatcaatcgtattgaaacacggcggatctgcagtatgaaatcaatcgtattgaaacactgcggatctgcagtat
The Acipenser ruthenus chromosome 18, fAciRut3.2 maternal haplotype, whole genome shotgun sequence DNA segment above includes these coding regions:
- the LOC117963846 gene encoding thyroxine 5-deiodinase-like produces the protein MQQSAGVHTINALKNAVACLVLLPRFLVTALMLWVLDFLCIRKRVLQKMREQEASPDDPPLCVSDSNRMFTWESLKAVWHGQKLDFFKTAHVGYLAPNTEVVQLGGEQKRRILDYAKGKRPLILNFGSCTUPPFMTRLKAFQRVVSQYADIADSLLVYIEEAHPSDGWVSSDAPFQIPKHRCLQDRLKAAQLMNQEVPECLVVADTMDNPSNSAYGAYFERLYILQDESIVYQGGRGPEGYRISELRDWLDQYKNSLQHSTAVVIHV